A region of Rhodamnia argentea isolate NSW1041297 chromosome 9, ASM2092103v1, whole genome shotgun sequence DNA encodes the following proteins:
- the LOC115739791 gene encoding G-type lectin S-receptor-like serine/threonine-protein kinase RKS1, with protein MNTEKGLVYPLLLLFLLQVSTCLDILDQNNTIKDGNLLLSSGKTFALGFFSSGNSSNRYVGIWYHQVSELTVVWVANRERPISGTSGALSIDSDGNLVLHETNGSFPVWSTNVSSASSNDSTTARLTDSGNLVLVQDFSQRLIWQSFDYPTDTMLPFMKLGLNRKTGLDRFLTSWKSLEDPTPGNCSYRIDPTGYAQLFLYKDGVPYWRVGSWIGDRWSGVPVMITPYILNVSFVNDPDEISIMYGTVNPSTITRTVLSASGSLQRFTWHDRDRQWIEYWHAPMDQCDYYGKCGPNSNCNLYIAGQFECTCLPGFEPKSPGDWYLRDGSAGCVRRGGVSVCRSGEGFVKVALVKVPDTSKASANMSLSLKECEEECLRDCSCTAYASANESLGGFGCLTWHSDLVDTRTFATTGQDLYVRVDAVELARYRKTSSLSRKATIAIVLVSVVTALLLASSFSYRLVIKKRKDRRGHNPLMSDIMNPTHLDGSRSVKDPDDGPRGNRDVPLLDLSTIASATNNFSILSKLGQGGFGSVYKGVMDNGTEIAVKRLSKHSGQGVEEFKNEVRLIAKLQHRNLVRLLGCCVEEDEKMLIYEFLPNKSLDAFLFDTTQRLTLDWRKRFDIASGVARGLLYLHQDSRLRIIHRDLKASNILLDAAMNPKISDFGMARICGADQIQGNTNRVVGTYGYMSPEYAMGGIFSIKSDVYSFGVLLLEIISGKRNTAYHPENPSYNLIGHVWELWNEGNCEDVIDESMGDSCAKEEALRCIQIGLLCVQELAEDRPNMSTIVFMLANRDVVLASPKRPAYVVKGRYHGGNLSASNGTASANDVTISMVEGR; from the exons atgaACACAGAAAAGGGGTTAGTGTATCccctgcttcttctttttctacttCAGGTAAGTACTTGCTTGGACATCCTTGACCAAAACAATACTATCAAAGATGGAAATCTCTTGCTCTCCAGTGGTAAAACATTCGCTCTGGGTTTCTTCAGCTCGGGTAATTCTAGCAATCGTTATGTCGGAATTTGGTATCACCAAGTTTCTGAGCTAACTGTTGTTTGGGTTGCTAATCGAGAGAGACCAATCAGTGGCACTTCGGGAGCTCTTTCAATTGATTCTGATGGAAATTTGGTGCTCCATGAGACAAATGGAAGCTTTCCTGTTTGGTCCACAAATGTTTCTTCTGCATCATCCAATGATTCTACTACAGCCCGGCTTACGGATTCAGGCAATCTAGTCCTGGTTCAAGATTTTAGTCAAAGGTTGATATGGCAAAGCTTTGATTATCCTACAGACACTATGCTTCCTTTCATGAAACTCGGGTTGAACCGCAAAACCGGTTTGGACCGGTTCCTAACATCATGGAAGTCCCTGGAGGATCCGACACCCGGCAATTGCTCCTATAGGATTGACCCAACAGGCTATGCTCAATTATTTCTGTACAAGGATGGGGTTCCGTACTGGCGTGTCGGATCGTGGATTGGAGATCGGTGGAGCGGCGTACCTGTAATGATTACCCCTTACATCTTAAACGTAAGCTTTGTAAATGACCCTGACGAGATTTCTATAATGTATGGCACCGTTAACCCATCAACCATCACAAGAACGGTGCTCAGCGCGTCAGGGTCACTCCAACGATTCACATGGCACGACCGAGATCGGCAGTGGATAGAATACTGGCACGCTCCAATGGACCAGTGCGATTATTACGGCAAGTGTGGGCCCAACAGCAACTGCAATCTGTATATTGCGGGCCAATTCGAGTGCACATGCCTGCCAGGGTTCGAGCCCAAGTCCCCGGGCGATTGGTACCTAAGAGATGGATCGGCAGGGTGTGTGAGGAGGGGAGGGGTGTCAGTGTGTCGAAGCGGGGAAGGATTCGTGAAGGTGGCACTAGTGAAGGTGCCGGACACTTCAAAAGCAAGTGCTAACATGAGCTTGAGCTTGAAGGAGTGTGAAGAGGAATGCCTGAGGGATTGCTCTTGCACAGCTTATGCTAGCGCCAATGAGAGCCTGGGGGGTTTCGGGTGCCTCACATGGCATAGCGATTTAGTCGATACAAGAACATTTGCCACTACAGGTCAAGATTTATATGTACGGGTCGATGCGGTCGAGTTAG CTCGTTATAGGAAAACAAGCTCCCTCAGCCGAAAGGCAACGATTGCGATAGTTCTGGTTTCGGTTGTGACAGCTCTACTGCTCGCCAGCTCCTTCTCATACCGCTTGGTGATCAAGAAGAGAAAGG ATCGCAGAGGCCATAATCCACTAATGAGTGATATCATGAATCCAACACATTTGGACGGCTCTCGGAGTGTAAAAGACCCCGACGACGGACCCAGAGGAAACCGAGATGTGCCACTCCTTGATCTGAGCACCATAGCTTCAGCAACAaacaatttctccatcctcaGTAAGCTCGGTCAAGGCGGTTTTGGATCAGTATACAAG GGCGTTATGGACAATGGAACGGAAATAGCGGTCAAAAGACTATCGAAACATTCAGGACAAGGTGTTGAGGAATTCAAGAACGAAGTTCGGTTGATTGCGAAGCTTCAACACCGGAACCTGGTGAGACTACTTGGCTGCTGTGTCGAAGAAGACGAGAAAATGCTAATTTACGAGTTTTTGCCGAACAAAAGCTTGGATGCCTTCCTTTTCG ACACAACGCAAAGATTGACGCTGGATTGGAGGAAAAGGTTCGACATCGCATCCGGGGTGGCTCGAGGACTCTTGTATTTGCACCAAGATTCGAGGCTCAGGATCATCCACCGAGATTTAAAGGCCAGCAACATCCTACTCGACGCTGCGATGAATCCAAAGATATCTGATTTCGGTATGGCTAGGATATGCGGCGCGGATCAAATCCAAGGAAACACAAATCGAGTAGTTGGAACATA CGGGTACATGTCGCCAGAGTACGCAATGGGAGGTATATTTTCGATAAAATCCGATGTCTATAGCTTCGGAGTTTTGCTGTTGGAGATCATCAGTGGCAAAAGGAACACCGCATATCACCCGGAAAATCCATCTTACAATTTGATTGGCCAT GTATGGGAGCTATGGAATGAAGGAAACTGCGAGGACGTTATCGACGAGTCAATGGGTGATTCGTGCGCCAAAGAGGAGGCCTTGAGGTGCATCCAGATCGGCCTTTTGTGCGTGCAAGAACTGGCGGAGGATAGGCCGAACATGTCCACCATTGTGTTCATGTTGGCAAATAGAGATGTGGTTCTTGCATCCCCGAAAAGACCTGCATACGTTGTCAAGGGCAGGTACCATGGCGGGAATCTATCTGCGAGCAATGGAACGGCTTCTGCGAACGATGTTACAATTTCGATGGTCGAAGGCCGCTAG
- the LOC115739796 gene encoding G-type lectin S-receptor-like serine/threonine-protein kinase RKS1: MNTEKGLVYALLLLFLLQVSTCLDILDQNNTIKDGNLLLSSGKTFALGFFSSGNSSNRYVGIWFHQISELTVVWVANRERPIRGTSGALSIDSDGNLVLHETNGSFPVWSTNVSSALSNDSTTARLTDSGNLVLVQDFSQRLIWQSFDYPTDTMLPFMKLGLNRKTGLDRFLTSWKSLEDPTPGNCSYRMDPTGYPQLFLYKDGVPYWRAGSWIGDRWSGVPEMINPHIFNVSFVDDPDEVSIMYGAVNTSIITRMSINPSGSIQRSTWHDQDQRWIEYWYAPKDQCDYYGNCGPNSNCNPYIAGQFECTCPPGFEPKSPGDWYLRDGSAGCVRRGGVSVCRSGEGFVKVALVKVPDTSKARANMSLSLKECEKECLGDCSCTAYASANEGLGGLGCLTWHGDLVDTRTFADIGQDLYVRVDAVELARYRKTSSLSRKATVAIVLVSVVTALLLAGSFSYRFMIKKRKDRRSHNPLMSDIMNPTHLDGSRSVKDRDDGPRGNRDVPLFDLSTLASATNNFSILSKLGQGGFGSVYKGIMGNGTEIAVKRLSKHSGQGVQEFKNEVRLIAKLQHRNLVRLLGCCVEEDEKMLIYEYLPNKSLDAFLFDTTQRSMLDWRKRFDIASGVARGLLYLHQDSRLRIIHRDLKASNVLLDDAMNPKISDFGMARICGADQIQGNTNRVVGTYGYMSPEYAMGGIFSIKSDVYSFGVLLLEIISGKRNTACHPENPSYNLVGHVWELWNEGNCEDVIDESMGDSCAKEEALRCIQIGLLCVQELAEDRPNMSAVVFMLANKDVVLASPKRPAYVVKSRYHGGNPSARDGTASANDVTISMVEGR; this comes from the exons ATGAACACAGAAAAGGGGTTAGTGTATGccctgcttcttctttttctacttCAGGTAAGTACTTGCTTGGACATCCTAGACCAAAACAATACTATCAAAGATGGAAACCTCTTGCTTTCCAGTGGTAAAACATTCGCTCTGGGTTTCTTCAGCTCGGGTAATTCTAGCAATCGTTATGTCGGAATTTGGTTTCACCAAATTTCTGAGCTAACTGTTGTTTGGGTTGCTAATCGAGAGAGACCAATCAGGGGCACTTCAGGAGCTCTTTCAATTGATTCTGATGGAAATTTGGTGCTCCACGAGACAAATGGAAGCTTTCCTGTTTGGTCCACAAATGTCTCTTCTGCATTATCCAATGATTCCACTACAGCCCGGCTTACGGATTCGGGCAATCTAGTCCTGGTTCAAGATTTTAGCCAAAGGTTGATATGGCAAAGCTTTGATTATCCTACAGACACTATGCTTCCTTTCATGAAACTCGGGTTGAACCGCAAAACCGGTTTGGACCGGTTCCTAACATCATGGAAGTCCCTGGAGGATCCGACTCCAGGCAATTGCTCCTATAGGATGGACCCAACGGGCTACCCTCAATTATTTCTGTACAAGGATGGGGTTCCGTACTGGCGTGCCGGATCATGGATTGGAGACCGGTGGAGCGGCGTACCTGAAATGATTAACCCTCACATCTTCAACGTGAGCTTTGTAGATGACCCAGACGAAGTTTCTATAATGTATGGCGCTGTTAACACATCAATCATCACAAGAATGTCGATCAACCCGTCGGGGTCAATCCAACGATCCACATGGCACGACCAAGATCAGCGGTGGATAGAATACTGGTACGCGCCGAAGGACCAGTGCGATTATTACGGCAACTGTGGGCCCAACAGCAACTGCAATCCATATATTGCGGGCCAGTTCGAGTGCACATGCCCGCCAGGGTTCGAGCCCAAGTCCCCGGGCGATTGGTACCTAAGAGATGGATCGGCAGGGTGTGTAAGGAGGGGAGGGGTGTCAGTGTGTCGAAGCGGGGAAGGATTCGTGAAGGTTGCACTCGTGAAGGTGCCAGACACTTCAAAAGCACGTGCTAACATGAGCTTGAGCTTGAAGGAGTGTGAGAAGGAATGCCTGGGGGATTGCTCTTGCACAGCTTATGCTAGCGCCAATGAGGGCCTGGGGGGTTTGGGGTGCCTCACATGGCATGGCGATTTAGTCGATACAAGAACATTTGCCGATATAGGTCAAGATTTATATGTACGGGTCGATGCGGTCGAGTTAG CTCGTTACAGGAAAACAAGCTCCCTCAGCCGAAAGGCGACGGTTGCGATAGTTCTGGTTTCAGTTGTGACAGCTCTACTGCTCGCTGGCTCCTTCTCCTATCGCTTCATGATCAAGAAGAGAAAGG ATCGCAGAAGCCATAATCCACTAATGAGTGATATCATGAATCCAACACATTTGGATGGCTCTCGGAGTGTAAAAGACCGTGACGACGGACCCAGAGGAAACAGAGATGTGCCACTCTTTGATCTGAGCACCTTAGCTTCGGCAACAaacaatttctccatcctcaGTAAGCTTGGTCAAGGTGGTTTTGGATCAGTATACAAG GGCATTATGGGCAATGGAACGGAAATAGCGGTCAAAAGACTATCGAAACATTCGGGACAAGGAGTTCAAGAATTTAAGAACGAAGTCCGGTTGATTGCAAAGCTTCAACATCGGAACCTGGTGAGACTACTTGGCTGCTGtgttgaagaagatgagaaaATGCTAATTTACGAGTATTTGCCAAACAAAAGCTTGGATGCCTTCCTTTTCG ACACAACGCAAAGATCGATGCTGGATTGGAGGAAACGGTTCGACATCGCATCCGGGGTGGCTCGAGGACTCTTGTACTTGCACCAAGATTCGAGGCTTAGGATCATCCACCGAGACTTAAAGGCCAGCAACGTCCTACTCGATGATGCAATGAATCCGAAGATATCGGATTTCGGTATGGCTAGGATATGCGGCGCGGATCAGATCCAAGGAAACACAAATCGAGTAGTCGGAACATA CGGGTACATGTCGCCAGAGTACGCAATGGGAGGTATATTTTCGATAAAATCCGACGTCTATAGCTTCGGAGTTTTGCTGTTGGAGATCATCAGTGGCAAAAGGAACACCGCATGTCACCCGGAAAATCCATCATACAATTTGGTAGGCCAT GTATGGGAGCTATGGAATGAAGGAAACTGCGAGGACGTTATCGACGAGTCGATGGGTGATTCATGCGCCAAAGAGGAGGCCTTGAGGTGCATCCAGATCGGTCTTTTGTGCGTGCAAGAATTGGCTGAGGATAGGCCGAACATGTCCGCCGTTGTGTTCATGTTGGCAAATAAAGATGTGGTTCTTGCATCCCCGAAACGACCTGCATACGTTGTCAAGAGCAGGTACCATGGCGGGAATCCATCTGCAAGGGACGGAACGGCTTCTGCGAATGACGTTACGATTTCGATGGTCGAAGGCCGCTAG
- the LOC115739781 gene encoding U-box domain-containing protein 8, with protein sequence MSTQLPDDFRCPISLEIMSDPVILSSGHTFDRSSIQRWLDSGHRTCPITKLPLADHPSLIPNHALRSLISNFALVPTPSSRPDLGPKPEPNTLVAALTSRSSPLESKLESLTRLTKLSNRDPGFRRRLTESGTVSVVLNCVDSDNGLLRERALSLLLNLSLDDDNKVGLVAEGAISKIVGALRADSADCRALAATIITSLAVVEVNKATIGEYPFAISALISLLRDGNGREKKEAATALFAICSFPDNRKRAAANGSVPVLIRAADSGLERAVEVLAMLAKCREGREVMGRCDGCVRVLVKVLRNGGCKGVQCALLTLYSLCCYSERICVEVRRQGVLDMCIRLLEDDNEKIRRNATSLAQLLRGDPNCSVR encoded by the coding sequence atGTCGACCCAATTGCCGGACGACTTCCGGTGCCCGATTTCGCTGGAGATAATGTCCGACCCGGTGATCCTGTCCTCCGGCCACACCTTCGACCGCTCCTCCATCCAGCGGTGGCTCGACTCCGGCCATCGCACCTGCCCCATCACCAAGCTCCCTCTCGCCGACCACCCCTCCCTCATCCCAAACCACGCCCTCCGCAGCCTCATTTCCAATTTCGCCCTCGTTCCCACCCCCAGTTCCCGACCCGACCTGGGGCCGAAGCCCGAGCCCAACACCCTCGTCGCCGCTCTCACCTCCCGTTCGTCCCCTCTCGAGTCAAAGCTCGAGTCTTTGACCCGTTTGACCAAGCTCTCCAATCGCGACCCGGGTTTCCGGCGGCGGCTCACCGAGTCCGGCACCGTGTCGGTGGTTCTCAACTGTGTTGACTCGGATAACGGGCTGTTGCGCGAGAGGGCTCTCAGCTTGCTGCTGAATCTCAGCTTGGACGATGATAACAAGGTGGGGTTGGTGGCCGAAGGGGCGATTTCGAAAATAGTCGGCGCCTTGAGGGCGGATTCGGCCGACTGCCGGGCGCTCGCCGCCACGATAATCACCAGCTTGGCGGTCGTGGAAGTCAACAAGGCCACGATTGGTGAGTACCCTTTTGCGATTAGTGCCCTCATTTCGCTTCTGAGGGATGGGAATGGCAGGGAGAAGAAGGAGGCCGCGACGGCGCTCTTCGCCATATGCTCGTTCCCGGATAACCGGAAACGGGCGGCTGCAAACGGGTCGGTGCCTGTTCTGATTAGGGCCGCAGATTCGGGGCTTGAGAGGGCGGTCGAGGTGTTGGCGATGTTGGCCAAGTGCAGGGAAGGGAGGGAAGTGATGGGGAGGTGTGATGGGTGTGTGAGAGTTTTGGTGAAGGTGTTGAGGAATGGGGGTTGTAAGGGAGTTCAATGTGCATTACTGACTCTGTATTCGCTTTGTTGTTATAGTGAGAGAATTTGTGTGGAAGTGAGGAGGCAGGGGGTTTTGGACATGTGCATTAGGTTGCTGGAGGATGATAATGAGAAGATTAGGAGAAACGCCACCAGCTTGGCTCAGCTTCTTCGGGGTGATCCCAATTGTTCTGTGAGATGA